From the genome of Paraburkholderia aromaticivorans, one region includes:
- a CDS encoding LysR family transcriptional regulator: MPKSTPADTLAWHIHARSLRYFDAIRRCGSIREAARQLHVAPSAVKRQLLKLEAEVGTPLFERFASGLALTAAGEVFARHVISVMQDARRFESRGCAARAGRQTRRARRGPPRSASIRLPDR, from the coding sequence ATGCCGAAATCCACCCCCGCCGATACGCTCGCGTGGCACATTCACGCACGCTCCTTGCGCTATTTCGATGCGATTCGCCGCTGCGGTTCGATTCGTGAAGCCGCGCGGCAATTGCATGTGGCGCCGTCGGCGGTCAAGCGGCAATTGCTCAAGCTCGAAGCCGAGGTCGGCACGCCGCTCTTCGAGCGGTTCGCCTCCGGGCTCGCGCTGACCGCCGCGGGTGAAGTGTTCGCCCGTCATGTGATTAGCGTGATGCAGGACGCGCGCCGTTTCGAGAGCCGCGGATGCGCAGCGCGCGCTGGCCGACAAACGCGCCGCGCTCGTCGCGGGCCGCCTCGATCCGCCTCGATCCGTTTGCCGGACCGTTGA
- a CDS encoding amidohydrolase family protein produces the protein MPTTASDLPPTGLLITDVRMADGARVDVSIAAGRIAALGPDLPREPNLTVEDGAGALLLPGFVEGHTHLDKTNWGLPWYRNEVGPKLTDRIENERRWRAQSGHDAGQQSLALARAFMQAGTTRLRTHVDIDTAAGLRHLEGVLATRETLGDVLDMQIVAFPQSGVLGRPGTEALLGDALKAGADVLGALDPALIDGDPVASLDLTFDLAQRHAKPIDIHLHEPGEIGAFTLGLLLDRVAALGMQGQVVVSHAFCLGALPERERDALLERLAALRVALLTTAPPSTTVPPLKACLEKGVTLFGGNDGVRDTWTPYGSPDMLERAMLIAMRYGLRRDDDLAIAFDCVSTTAAQACGFADYGLHAGARADLVLVDADTVAHALVARPPRKLVVSHGRIVARSSTHASH, from the coding sequence ATGCCCACGACCGCTTCCGACCTTCCGCCGACCGGCCTGCTGATCACCGACGTCCGTATGGCGGACGGCGCGCGCGTCGACGTGTCGATCGCCGCCGGCCGCATCGCCGCGCTCGGTCCCGACCTGCCGCGCGAGCCGAACCTGACCGTCGAGGACGGCGCCGGCGCGTTGCTGCTGCCGGGTTTTGTCGAAGGGCATACGCACCTGGATAAAACCAACTGGGGCTTGCCGTGGTATCGCAACGAGGTCGGCCCGAAGCTCACCGACCGCATCGAAAACGAACGGCGCTGGCGAGCGCAAAGCGGACATGACGCGGGACAGCAATCGCTCGCGCTCGCCCGCGCGTTCATGCAGGCGGGCACGACGCGCCTGCGCACGCACGTCGATATCGACACCGCTGCCGGGTTGCGTCATCTGGAAGGCGTGCTTGCCACGCGCGAAACGCTCGGCGACGTGCTCGACATGCAGATCGTCGCGTTTCCGCAATCGGGCGTGCTTGGCCGCCCCGGCACCGAAGCGCTGCTCGGCGACGCCCTGAAGGCAGGCGCCGACGTGCTCGGCGCGCTCGATCCCGCGTTGATCGACGGCGACCCGGTGGCGTCGCTCGATCTGACTTTCGATCTCGCGCAGCGGCATGCGAAGCCGATCGACATCCATCTGCACGAGCCGGGCGAAATCGGCGCGTTCACGCTCGGTCTGCTGCTCGACCGGGTTGCGGCGCTCGGCATGCAAGGGCAAGTGGTGGTGAGCCATGCGTTCTGTCTCGGCGCGTTGCCCGAGCGCGAACGCGACGCCCTGCTCGAACGGCTGGCCGCTCTGCGCGTTGCGTTGCTCACCACCGCTCCGCCATCGACAACCGTTCCGCCGCTCAAGGCCTGCCTCGAAAAAGGCGTGACCTTGTTCGGCGGCAACGACGGCGTGCGCGACACGTGGACGCCCTACGGCTCGCCCGACATGCTCGAACGCGCGATGCTGATCGCAATGCGCTACGGCCTGCGCCGCGACGACGACCTCGCCATCGCATTCGACTGCGTCAGCACCACCGCCGCGCAGGCCTGCGGATTCGCCGACTATGGCTTGCACGCGGGCGCGCGCGCCGACCTCGTGCTGGTGGACGCGGACACGGTCGCGCATGCGCTCGTCGCCCGGCCGCCGAGAAAGCTCGTGGTGTCGCACGGCCGGATCGTCGCGCGTAGCAGCACGCACGCAAGCCACTGA
- a CDS encoding sensor domain-containing diguanylate cyclase codes for MQLAFSNDRLSSRMQFDPSATGEPEVESSVIEWLLHDDQVMRECFTHAAEILKSVTGAAITAITLLDEEYQHYRAEVGMAMPLVTRARSLADYAVRDAELFVIEDAHSDTRFGECMLVQRHPFVRFYAAIALRAPNGEIVGALCAMGPSPGRLDAGQRAVFYHLRAMIENDLKMRTATAIDPLTQLYNRRFLLESVTRRWKEARDGDVMGSVVVDVDWFKQYNDTYGHQAGDHCLRKVASVMQAAADGERVIVGRMGGEEFGLLMLRAGTAALENTLEALRQGVEDLAIEHRASPLGTVTVSVGAALTRITETSRPAYRDGFASADRALYRSKHGGRNQVTMA; via the coding sequence GTGCAACTCGCCTTCAGTAACGACCGTCTGTCCAGCCGGATGCAGTTCGATCCGTCCGCCACCGGCGAACCCGAGGTGGAATCGTCGGTCATTGAATGGCTGCTGCACGACGATCAGGTGATGCGCGAATGCTTCACCCACGCAGCGGAAATCCTCAAGAGCGTGACGGGCGCGGCGATCACGGCGATTACGCTGCTCGACGAGGAATATCAGCACTACCGCGCCGAGGTCGGCATGGCGATGCCGCTCGTCACGCGCGCCCGCTCGCTTGCCGACTATGCGGTGCGCGATGCCGAGCTGTTCGTCATTGAAGATGCGCACAGCGATACCCGCTTCGGCGAATGCATGCTGGTGCAGCGTCATCCGTTCGTGCGTTTCTATGCGGCGATCGCGCTGCGCGCGCCCAATGGTGAAATCGTCGGCGCGTTGTGCGCGATGGGCCCGTCGCCCGGCCGGCTCGATGCGGGACAGCGGGCGGTGTTCTACCACCTGCGGGCGATGATCGAAAACGATCTGAAGATGCGCACGGCCACCGCGATCGATCCGCTCACGCAGTTGTATAACCGCCGTTTCCTGCTGGAAAGCGTTACCCGCCGATGGAAAGAAGCGCGTGACGGCGACGTGATGGGTTCGGTCGTGGTCGACGTGGACTGGTTCAAGCAATACAACGACACCTACGGCCACCAGGCGGGCGATCACTGTCTGCGCAAAGTGGCCTCGGTCATGCAGGCGGCCGCCGATGGCGAACGCGTTATCGTCGGGCGCATGGGCGGCGAGGAATTCGGCCTGCTGATGCTGCGCGCCGGAACGGCTGCGCTCGAAAACACGCTCGAAGCGCTGCGCCAGGGGGTGGAGGATCTGGCGATCGAGCATCGCGCGTCGCCGCTCGGCACGGTGACGGTGAGCGTGGGCGCGGCGCTCACGCGCATCACCGAGACCTCACGGCCGGCATATCGCGACGGATTCGCGAGCGCCGACCGGGCGTTGTATCGCTCGAAACATGGCGGCAGGAATCAGGTGACGATGGCGTAG
- a CDS encoding helix-turn-helix domain-containing protein — MLARGLAAAAFSRQTSGQGLTGNTAASPGRASGGVRTRDALLRRTGSVHGTYARRPVRAARSDDTSRPIAETEPISIKEFNELNNNYDTVDGYPRNSEANGEIAQKIEDGIGQEMTGYPPEVIQFQQRETHLQGMLADLPESERQFYAAAAAMLGTAYPLETGSDSRYEIGQKMTALEDAVRDEANRVRNDPVDRALSIFNPPMGVAWLNKEDRDNVDYLDKLRDDFLDATNADERDEIFEEASELKDGLQRSISAEVDRRRLTADGQWKEANGEVDRILSEARAQTDPAKRYELIGRQLYEGDPGQDTLKDKVVLAFTQRMQDSAELRDTLDTWHAQVSGPLNAHSVGAAKRYTDILRNLPPASGDYVRDLSDQYNAVLKDTSYKDYSITPAARSEKLAGQVLEGIARVLLGVTPLAPLADLLPSTLPAGIRMGLDYGSALLGMIAGEAPAILNDVGLAGKALATAAKDAEAANLASKDGAATGENLAQSAGRIADRTKAGPSAGRDAQAAGQAIDDKPAVDAGPSIDPTSQLAHQRAGDYPYGSLEAYADPNVHPADLHSGARPGILEDARGDRYVAMHGKAYHVRFDNQSDTWRVFMKGADLKPQYPVRLNEITHRWEINTEVGLTGGAPKISEQTRKEIIRLLKEGNLSRAKIAATLGISTNPVARIMNEEKIVLTAPDSLRTLKITPADEREIVRLLEDGVLTRVEIAKKMGISPSMVGKISKRNNLGLHGKYLPPAIRRKAENLLREGKLTNAQIAAETKISSRTVTRIKKDMHLAKFVRRRRITPEIRQDVIQRINDGLTYDEIAAATGVSKMTVRRIAQQTNTFRGVVRTSPEQIDRVFTLKDEGKTPQEVADAVGISVRKVRDIYANVNADSYKRIWWDTTPEKRTAAIRQLDEGKNANQVAKDLGLQIETVRGIANQHRVARDSLASELLAEGRSPEDVAASLNISPKYVAKLTKGVPESTHEIRFTAKDRDAAMEMFEKGYSREDVATKLGISPWKAHSLANEFRTNTMNSVTPQQLDDIARALGLPDYDFTTGDLARATQLPETTVRVVEQEYARGLLVSRPSSPVAGTSSAMPAAEHYEWLPPLSAAQEIEAIRAMDEGLSLTDIAAQLKEPGAVIQQLYEDDLPLMMSRDDPPDAPPAQPPAPQTRVLSKEDEAEVQEIVQRTGLRRSFVTSLFFT; from the coding sequence GTGCTCGCCCGCGGACTAGCGGCCGCCGCGTTCTCACGTCAAACTTCCGGCCAGGGATTAACCGGAAACACAGCTGCCTCGCCTGGCAGAGCAAGCGGCGGCGTCCGCACCCGGGATGCGCTGCTGCGCCGGACCGGCTCCGTCCACGGCACATACGCGCGCAGGCCCGTCCGGGCAGCACGGAGTGATGACACGTCCCGACCGATCGCGGAAACGGAGCCCATCAGCATCAAAGAGTTCAACGAACTCAACAATAATTACGACACCGTGGACGGTTATCCTCGCAACAGCGAGGCCAACGGCGAGATCGCACAGAAAATCGAAGACGGCATCGGGCAGGAAATGACCGGCTATCCGCCCGAGGTGATCCAGTTCCAGCAGAGAGAAACCCACCTGCAAGGCATGCTGGCCGACCTGCCCGAGAGCGAACGCCAGTTCTACGCCGCCGCGGCCGCCATGCTGGGCACGGCCTACCCGCTAGAAACGGGCAGCGACAGCCGCTACGAAATCGGGCAGAAGATGACCGCGCTGGAAGACGCCGTTCGTGACGAAGCGAACCGCGTTCGCAACGATCCCGTCGATCGGGCCCTGAGTATCTTTAACCCGCCTATGGGCGTTGCCTGGCTGAACAAGGAAGATCGGGACAATGTCGATTACCTCGATAAATTGCGCGACGACTTTCTCGACGCGACCAACGCCGACGAACGGGACGAAATATTCGAGGAAGCCAGCGAACTCAAAGACGGGCTGCAACGCAGCATCTCGGCCGAAGTCGACCGGCGCCGGCTTACGGCGGACGGCCAGTGGAAAGAAGCCAATGGCGAAGTCGACCGGATCCTGAGTGAAGCGCGGGCACAGACCGACCCCGCGAAACGTTACGAGTTGATTGGCCGCCAACTCTATGAGGGCGATCCCGGGCAGGACACGCTGAAGGACAAGGTCGTTCTGGCCTTCACGCAGCGCATGCAGGACTCCGCGGAACTACGCGACACGCTCGATACCTGGCACGCCCAGGTCAGCGGCCCTTTGAATGCCCACTCGGTGGGCGCCGCAAAGCGATATACGGACATTCTCAGGAACCTCCCGCCGGCGAGCGGCGACTACGTGCGCGATCTCAGCGATCAATACAATGCCGTCCTCAAGGATACGAGCTACAAGGACTATTCCATCACCCCCGCCGCCCGCTCGGAGAAACTGGCTGGACAAGTGCTGGAAGGCATTGCACGCGTGCTGTTGGGCGTGACGCCGCTGGCTCCGCTGGCCGATCTGCTACCTTCCACATTGCCGGCCGGCATCCGCATGGGTCTCGATTATGGCTCGGCACTGCTAGGCATGATTGCCGGCGAAGCCCCGGCCATTCTCAACGATGTCGGTCTCGCGGGTAAAGCCCTTGCCACGGCCGCCAAAGATGCCGAAGCGGCCAACCTGGCTTCAAAAGACGGCGCAGCGACGGGGGAAAACCTGGCGCAAAGCGCCGGTCGAATCGCTGACAGGACGAAAGCTGGTCCCAGCGCTGGCCGGGACGCGCAGGCCGCCGGCCAGGCAATCGACGACAAGCCAGCGGTGGACGCCGGACCGTCCATCGACCCGACCAGCCAACTTGCGCATCAACGCGCCGGCGACTACCCCTATGGATCACTCGAGGCCTATGCCGATCCCAACGTCCACCCGGCAGATTTACATTCCGGGGCGCGGCCCGGCATCCTCGAAGATGCCCGAGGCGACCGATATGTCGCGATGCATGGAAAGGCTTATCACGTGCGCTTTGACAATCAGAGCGACACCTGGCGGGTATTCATGAAAGGCGCCGATCTCAAGCCGCAATATCCGGTTCGTCTGAATGAGATAACCCACCGTTGGGAAATCAATACGGAAGTGGGTTTGACCGGCGGGGCGCCAAAAATTAGCGAGCAGACGCGAAAGGAAATCATCAGACTCCTCAAGGAGGGGAACCTGTCGCGCGCGAAAATCGCAGCCACGCTGGGGATTTCTACGAATCCGGTAGCAAGGATCATGAACGAGGAGAAAATCGTGCTGACTGCTCCTGATTCTCTGCGTACCCTGAAAATCACGCCGGCGGATGAGCGCGAGATTGTCAGACTGCTAGAAGACGGAGTTCTCACGCGCGTTGAGATAGCAAAAAAAATGGGGATTTCCCCCAGCATGGTAGGCAAAATCTCGAAGCGGAATAACCTTGGTCTGCACGGCAAGTACCTTCCGCCCGCAATCCGAAGGAAGGCTGAGAACCTGCTCAGAGAGGGAAAACTAACCAACGCTCAGATAGCGGCAGAAACAAAAATTTCATCACGTACGGTGACCAGGATCAAGAAAGACATGCATCTTGCCAAATTCGTCCGCAGGCGAAGAATCACGCCGGAGATCCGGCAAGACGTCATCCAGCGGATCAATGACGGATTGACGTATGACGAGATAGCCGCAGCCACTGGCGTAAGCAAAATGACCGTTCGGCGAATCGCCCAGCAAACGAATACGTTCCGCGGAGTGGTCCGGACTTCACCCGAACAGATCGACCGGGTCTTTACACTGAAAGACGAGGGGAAAACCCCTCAGGAAGTCGCCGATGCGGTCGGGATCTCCGTCAGGAAAGTCAGGGACATCTATGCCAATGTCAATGCCGACTCTTACAAAAGGATCTGGTGGGACACGACGCCAGAAAAGCGAACCGCCGCCATCCGTCAACTCGATGAAGGCAAAAACGCAAACCAGGTGGCCAAAGATCTAGGCCTCCAGATCGAGACAGTGCGCGGGATTGCCAATCAGCACCGCGTCGCAAGAGATTCGCTGGCAAGCGAACTTCTGGCAGAAGGCCGATCGCCTGAAGATGTGGCCGCTTCTCTAAACATATCGCCGAAGTATGTGGCCAAGCTCACAAAAGGTGTGCCCGAAAGCACTCACGAAATCCGTTTCACCGCAAAAGATCGCGATGCCGCAATGGAGATGTTCGAGAAGGGTTATAGCCGCGAGGACGTTGCCACGAAACTCGGCATTTCTCCGTGGAAAGCCCATAGTCTTGCCAATGAGTTCCGCACGAATACGATGAACTCGGTGACGCCGCAACAACTCGACGATATTGCACGGGCGCTGGGCCTCCCGGACTACGACTTTACGACCGGCGATCTGGCGAGAGCGACCCAGCTACCGGAAACCACGGTGAGAGTCGTCGAACAGGAATACGCACGCGGCCTGCTGGTATCGCGCCCCTCGTCTCCCGTAGCCGGCACGTCATCGGCAATGCCGGCTGCCGAACACTACGAATGGTTGCCGCCGCTTTCGGCAGCCCAGGAAATCGAGGCGATTCGCGCCATGGACGAAGGCCTCAGCCTGACGGACATTGCCGCTCAACTCAAGGAACCCGGCGCCGTGATTCAGCAATTGTACGAAGACGATCTGCCTCTCATGATGTCGAGAGATGATCCGCCCGATGCTCCGCCAGCACAGCCGCCCGCCCCGCAAACCCGGGTGCTCAGCAAGGAGGACGAGGCCGAAGTGCAGGAAATCGTGCAGCGAACAGGCCTGCGTCGATCATTCGTTACCAGTCTGTTTTTTACGTGA
- a CDS encoding Hsp70 family protein, with protein sequence MNEMKRYSVGIDLGTSNTVLAYAQMGAPDGSRVESPRIHVFEIEQLVSPGEVAARPLLPSVRYHAAQGELNPGDLQLPWSGADQAGARTEAQSKAQSGARSKAGEEANKEANKEAQPVVIGRLARLLGAQVPGRLVTSAKSWLSHASVDRVAPILPWGAADDILKVSPVEASASYLAHVRAAWNHRFPDAPLERQEVVLTVPASFDEGARALTVQAARMAGLHNLKLLEEPQAAFYDWLFHHRDRLASELAATRLVLICDVGGGTTDLTLIEVGLSDGEPRLTRIGVGNHLMLGGDNMDLALAHLVEARLPGADQAGGRTRLSAASLSQLVERCRNAKELLLGRQAPDSTSVTLLGAGSKLIGGARTVQVTREEVERIIVDGFFPAVASNERPGRPRGAIVEFGLPYATDAAVTRHVAAFLGRFAAQSRKALGAAVSGTPDATDENTLPVPDTLLLNGGVFRAEALTQRLASTLGTWRGAALNVLHNDNPDVAVARGAVAYALARAGNAPKIGGGSPRSYFLVLDETSDGKHEAEPVQRGICLLPRGTEEGREILIADRTFALRLGHPVRFHLVSSSADTVYRPGELIDLAGGDFVRLPPIATIVQPRGASTARETAVQIATSFTEVGTLEVHCIERDNPAQRWLLEFQLRREDAQVNLTADAAPARHPALDEAIEHIDRSFGSRSQNVGPKEVKRLRSQLEQLLGPRESWNSALLRELFGALWERARRRRRSADHERLWLNLAGYCVRPGFGYPLDEWRVEQLWSLFDDGIQYVNESQVWSEWWTLWRRAAGGLDESAQLRVLDAMAYLQKAAHSRHKLPFDVAKTGFTDMVRLSASLERIPVERKIELGESVLARLKKPAENHQSWWAVGRIGARRPFYGSAHSVVPPEIAGAWLDAILALDWKKVDPAAFAAVQIARMTGDRSRDLPEDMRRTVVRRLDAANAPRAWITMVSESVELDNADEGRVFGESLPAGLTLLTS encoded by the coding sequence ATGAATGAGATGAAGCGGTACAGCGTCGGCATCGATCTCGGCACCAGCAACACGGTGCTCGCCTATGCGCAGATGGGAGCACCGGATGGGTCGCGGGTCGAGTCGCCACGCATTCACGTCTTCGAGATCGAGCAACTGGTGAGTCCAGGCGAAGTGGCCGCGCGGCCGCTTCTGCCCTCGGTGCGCTATCACGCGGCGCAAGGCGAACTGAACCCCGGCGATCTGCAATTGCCGTGGTCCGGTGCGGACCAGGCCGGCGCCCGGACCGAAGCGCAGAGCAAAGCGCAGTCGGGCGCACGGTCAAAAGCAGGCGAAGAAGCAAACAAAGAAGCAAACAAAGAAGCGCAGCCGGTCGTGATCGGCCGGCTCGCGCGCCTGCTGGGCGCCCAGGTGCCGGGGCGGCTGGTGACGAGCGCGAAGAGCTGGCTCTCGCATGCGTCGGTCGACCGCGTTGCGCCGATCCTGCCGTGGGGCGCCGCCGACGACATCCTCAAAGTCTCGCCGGTCGAAGCCAGCGCGAGCTATCTGGCGCATGTGCGCGCCGCCTGGAACCATCGTTTTCCGGACGCGCCGCTCGAACGTCAGGAGGTGGTGCTCACGGTGCCGGCGTCCTTCGACGAAGGTGCGCGCGCATTGACCGTGCAAGCGGCACGCATGGCCGGCCTGCACAACCTGAAGCTGCTGGAAGAGCCGCAAGCGGCGTTCTACGACTGGCTGTTTCATCACCGTGACCGGCTGGCAAGCGAACTCGCTGCCACCCGTCTGGTCCTCATCTGCGACGTCGGCGGCGGCACCACGGACCTCACGCTGATCGAAGTGGGCCTGAGCGACGGCGAGCCTCGGCTCACGCGAATCGGCGTAGGCAATCACCTGATGCTCGGCGGCGACAACATGGATCTGGCGCTCGCGCATCTGGTGGAAGCGCGGCTGCCGGGCGCGGACCAGGCGGGCGGGCGCACGCGCCTGTCGGCGGCGAGCCTGTCGCAGCTGGTCGAGCGTTGCCGCAACGCGAAGGAGCTTCTGCTCGGTCGGCAGGCGCCCGACTCCACATCGGTCACGCTGCTTGGCGCCGGCTCGAAGTTGATCGGCGGTGCGCGCACGGTGCAGGTCACGCGCGAGGAGGTGGAGCGGATCATCGTCGACGGCTTCTTTCCGGCGGTGGCGTCGAACGAACGGCCTGGCAGACCGCGTGGCGCGATCGTCGAGTTCGGCCTGCCCTATGCCACTGACGCCGCCGTCACACGTCATGTCGCGGCGTTCCTCGGACGCTTCGCGGCGCAGTCGCGCAAAGCGCTGGGCGCTGCGGTATCGGGCACGCCGGACGCTACCGACGAAAACACCTTGCCGGTGCCCGACACACTGCTGCTGAACGGCGGCGTGTTCCGCGCCGAAGCGCTCACGCAGCGTCTGGCGAGCACGCTGGGCACGTGGCGCGGCGCGGCGCTCAACGTGCTGCACAACGACAACCCCGACGTGGCCGTAGCACGCGGCGCGGTTGCTTATGCGCTCGCGCGCGCGGGCAACGCGCCGAAAATCGGCGGCGGCTCGCCGCGCAGCTACTTCCTCGTGCTCGACGAAACCAGCGACGGCAAGCACGAAGCCGAGCCCGTGCAACGCGGCATCTGCCTGCTGCCGCGCGGCACGGAAGAAGGCCGCGAGATCCTGATCGCGGATCGCACCTTCGCGCTGCGGCTCGGACATCCGGTGCGTTTTCATCTGGTCTCGTCGAGCGCGGACACGGTGTACCGGCCAGGCGAGTTGATCGATCTCGCCGGTGGCGATTTCGTTCGCCTGCCGCCGATCGCGACCATCGTGCAGCCGCGCGGCGCGAGCACCGCGCGCGAAACCGCGGTGCAGATCGCGACGTCGTTCACCGAGGTGGGCACGCTCGAAGTCCACTGCATCGAACGGGACAATCCGGCGCAGCGCTGGCTGCTCGAATTCCAGTTGCGCCGTGAAGACGCGCAAGTGAACCTGACGGCCGATGCCGCACCCGCCCGCCACCCCGCGCTCGACGAGGCCATCGAACATATCGACCGCAGCTTCGGCTCGCGCTCGCAAAACGTCGGCCCGAAAGAAGTCAAACGCCTGCGCTCGCAACTCGAACAATTGCTGGGCCCGCGCGAGAGCTGGAACAGTGCGTTGCTGCGCGAACTGTTCGGCGCGCTGTGGGAACGCGCGCGCCGGCGGCGCCGGTCGGCGGATCACGAGCGCCTCTGGCTGAATCTCGCGGGTTATTGCGTGCGGCCGGGTTTCGGCTATCCGCTCGACGAATGGCGGGTCGAACAACTCTGGTCGCTGTTCGACGACGGCATTCAGTACGTCAACGAAAGCCAGGTCTGGTCCGAATGGTGGACGCTCTGGCGGCGCGCCGCCGGCGGCCTCGACGAAAGCGCGCAATTGCGCGTGCTCGACGCGATGGCGTATCTGCAAAAAGCCGCGCATTCGCGTCACAAGCTGCCGTTCGACGTCGCGAAAACCGGCTTCACCGATATGGTCCGCCTGAGTGCGTCGCTCGAACGGATTCCCGTGGAGCGCAAGATCGAGCTTGGCGAGTCGGTGCTGGCCCGCCTGAAGAAGCCCGCTGAAAATCATCAAAGCTGGTGGGCTGTCGGCCGTATCGGCGCACGCCGGCCGTTCTACGGCAGCGCGCATAGCGTCGTGCCGCCGGAGATTGCCGGCGCGTGGCTCGACGCGATACTCGCGCTCGACTGGAAGAAGGTCGATCCCGCCGCCTTTGCCGCCGTGCAGATCGCTCGCATGACCGGCGACCGTTCGCGCGACTTGCCCGAGGACATGCGTCGTACGGTGGTGCGGCGGCTGGACGCGGCCAATGCGCCGCGCGCGTGGATCACGATGGTGAGCGAGAGCGTGGAGCTCGATAACGCCGACGAAGGCCGCGTGTTTGGCGAATCGCTGCCGGCGGGGTTGACGCTGCTCACGAGTTGA
- a CDS encoding Hsp70 family protein — MSDARQSRYAIGIDLGTTHCALSYVDTSASDGEKTAQGVLSIAQLTGPGAIDNLDLLPSFLYLPHPDELASGDLYLPWTGQREFAVGEFARSRGAATPIRLVSSAKSWLCHPGVDRRAAILPNDAPPEVARVSPLESSVRYLTHLREAWDHAHPDAPFSEQDITVTIPASFDPAARELTAEAATAAGYGSMTLLEEPQAALYSWIQKSGGQWRKQVKVGDIILVVDVGGGTTDLSLIAVIEREGNLELHRVAVGEHILLGGDNMDLALAHVVARKLAAQGTQADAWQLRALTYACRSAKETLLSDPTADTVPLVVPSRGSKLIGGSIRTELTRAELTQTILEGFFPQVESAARPVSRARAGLTQLGLPYAQDAGITRHLAAFLGRQVGALAELDGLRDIATPQNASFLHPTAVLFNGGVFKSPLLVERIMGTLNGWLTAEGAAPARLLEGADLDLAVARGAAYYGYVRRGQGVRIRGGTARAYYIAIESAMPAVPGLEPPIQALCVAPFGMEEGTEAELPAQEFGLVVGEPVHFRFFGSSVRRQDQVGTLLDFWGPDELQELEEIQATLPAAGRTAGEVVPVKLHARVTEAGTLELEAMPRGTDERWKVEFDVRGNANA; from the coding sequence ATGAGCGACGCACGCCAATCACGCTACGCCATCGGTATCGATCTCGGCACTACCCACTGCGCGCTCTCCTACGTGGACACGAGCGCCAGCGACGGCGAAAAGACCGCCCAGGGCGTACTGTCGATCGCCCAGCTCACGGGCCCGGGCGCAATCGACAACCTCGATCTGCTGCCTTCGTTTCTCTATCTGCCGCATCCGGACGAACTGGCCTCGGGCGACCTCTATCTGCCGTGGACCGGCCAGCGCGAATTCGCGGTCGGCGAGTTCGCCCGCAGCCGCGGCGCGGCCACGCCGATCCGCCTCGTATCGAGCGCGAAGAGCTGGCTGTGCCATCCGGGCGTCGACCGGCGCGCCGCGATTCTGCCCAACGACGCGCCGCCCGAAGTCGCGCGCGTCTCGCCGCTCGAAAGCTCGGTACGTTATCTGACCCACTTGCGTGAAGCCTGGGATCATGCGCATCCCGACGCGCCGTTCAGCGAACAGGACATCACGGTGACGATCCCGGCCTCGTTCGATCCGGCCGCGCGCGAACTGACCGCCGAAGCGGCCACAGCCGCCGGCTACGGCAGCATGACACTGCTGGAAGAGCCGCAGGCCGCGCTGTATAGCTGGATCCAGAAGAGCGGCGGCCAGTGGCGCAAGCAGGTCAAGGTCGGCGACATCATTCTCGTGGTGGACGTGGGCGGCGGCACGACCGACCTCTCGCTGATCGCCGTGATCGAACGCGAAGGCAATCTCGAACTGCATCGTGTCGCGGTGGGCGAACATATTCTGCTCGGCGGCGACAACATGGATCTCGCGCTCGCGCACGTGGTCGCGCGCAAGCTCGCGGCGCAAGGCACCCAGGCCGACGCGTGGCAACTGCGCGCCCTCACCTACGCATGCCGCTCCGCCAAGGAAACGCTGCTCAGCGATCCCACCGCCGATACCGTGCCGCTCGTCGTGCCGAGCCGCGGCTCGAAGCTGATCGGCGGCTCGATCCGCACCGAGCTCACGCGCGCCGAATTGACCCAGACGATTCTCGAAGGCTTCTTCCCGCAGGTGGAGAGCGCCGCGCGTCCGGTGAGCCGCGCGCGCGCCGGTCTGACGCAACTCGGCCTGCCGTATGCGCAGGACGCGGGCATCACGCGGCATCTGGCGGCGTTTCTCGGCCGTCAGGTGGGCGCGCTCGCCGAGCTCGACGGGCTGCGCGACATCGCCACGCCGCAAAACGCCAGCTTCCTGCATCCCACTGCCGTGCTGTTCAACGGCGGCGTGTTCAAGTCGCCGTTGCTGGTCGAACGCATCATGGGCACGCTCAACGGCTGGCTCACCGCGGAAGGCGCGGCGCCGGCGCGGCTCCTCGAAGGCGCCGATCTGGATCTCGCCGTCGCGCGCGGCGCAGCTTACTACGGTTACGTGCGACGCGGCCAGGGTGTGCGGATTCGCGGCGGCACGGCACGCGCGTACTACATCGCGATCGAATCGGCGATGCCCGCGGTGCCCGGCCTCGAACCGCCTATCCAGGCGCTGTGCGTGGCACCGTTCGGCATGGAAGAAGGCACCGAAGCCGAACTGCCCGCGCAGGAATTCGGGCTGGTGGTCGGCGAGCCCGTGCATTTCCGCTTCTTCGGCTCGTCGGTGCGGCGGCAGGACCAGGTCGGCACGCTGCTCGACTTCTGGGGTCCTGATGAATTGCAGGAACTGGAAGAGATTCAGGCGACGCTGCCCGCCGCCGGCCGCACCGCCGGTGAAGTCGTGCCGGTGAAGCTGCATGCCCGCGTCACCGAAGCGGGCACGCTCGAACTCGAAGCCATGCCGCGTGGGACTGACGAGCGCTGGAAAGTCGAGTTCGACGTGCGCGGCAACGCAAATGCATGA